From a single Chiloscyllium punctatum isolate Juve2018m chromosome 31, sChiPun1.3, whole genome shotgun sequence genomic region:
- the LOC140457134 gene encoding bcl2-associated agonist of cell death-like encodes MATRFEIGEPDSDPSEEWELQDGSSQLDPGQLPGNAGASPRETRARRVEEAETVVFQDGIPIARRATLPEVELLEDVSVFRNRTRSVPPNFWLAVQYGRELRRMSDEFVSSYIERKRLPVSKSAGTLASRVYRKVMDMFPKKDSVDPRPGGDL; translated from the exons ATGGCCACACGGTTTGAGATCGGGGAGCCGGACTCCGATCCCAGCGAGGAATGGGAACTCCAAGATGGGAGCTCCCAGCTGGATCCCGGACAGCTCCCTGGGAATGCTGGGGCGAGTCCCAGAGAGACCAGGGCCAGGAGGGTGGAAg AGGCTGAGACAGTGGTGTTCCAGGATGGCATTCCCATTGCTCGGAGGGCGACGCTTCCCGAGGTGGAGCTGCTGGAGGATGTGTCGGTGTTCCGGAATCGTACCCGGTCGGTGCCACCGAACTTCTGGCTGGCTGTCCAGTACGGCCGGGAGCTCCGCAGGATGAGTGATGAATTTGTCTCCAGCTACATCGAGCGTAAG cgtCTGCCCGTGTCCAAGAGCGCAGGGACCCTGGCCTCTAGGGTCTATCGGAAAGTGATGGACATGTTCCCCAAGAAGGACTCCGTGGACCCCCGGCCGGGGGGCGACCTCTGA